The Streptomyces sp. NBC_01268 genome window below encodes:
- a CDS encoding alpha/beta hydrolase family protein: MTTNHAISRRTLVRGALLGSATALLAPAGAAPAGASTAGPAGVPLRLPAPTGPHPVGLRTVHLTDPSRTDPWVGGVREVMLTVLYPARTVRGCPRAPQLSPTAAGIFADYAPLVHPGLPEPGEVDWGAVLTHGHVDAPPLPGRRPVLLYSPGGGDSRTLGTSLAEDLASHGRVVVLVDHPGDATQVELPGGMRTTVLFGPPDPATFRTMVDTRVADLRFVLDRLGDLPTASVTDPRRLGAYGHSAGGTAAVYAAHDDARIRAVANLEGYLDLRPLDGPDPFGRPLLLFRSEGFEGAARIDSSWAGLRAHRAVLRRGGHGAFTDYGALVPQLHAAGLVTDAARAALVGTGDPAPTRAALRHRVGDFFERSFRS, translated from the coding sequence ATGACGACGAACCACGCCATCAGCCGCCGCACCCTGGTCAGGGGCGCGCTGCTCGGCTCCGCGACCGCGCTCCTCGCCCCGGCGGGCGCGGCGCCCGCCGGGGCCTCGACCGCCGGGCCCGCCGGGGTGCCGCTCCGGCTTCCGGCGCCGACCGGGCCGCACCCCGTCGGCCTGCGCACCGTCCATCTGACCGACCCCTCCCGTACCGACCCGTGGGTGGGCGGGGTGCGGGAGGTGATGCTCACGGTCCTGTATCCGGCCCGTACCGTACGGGGCTGCCCGCGCGCCCCGCAGCTCTCCCCCACCGCCGCCGGGATCTTCGCCGACTACGCCCCGCTCGTGCACCCCGGGTTGCCCGAGCCGGGAGAGGTCGACTGGGGCGCGGTCCTCACCCACGGGCACGTCGACGCCCCGCCGCTGCCGGGCCGGCGGCCGGTGCTGCTGTACAGCCCGGGCGGCGGCGACTCCCGCACGCTCGGCACCAGCCTCGCCGAGGACCTTGCGAGCCACGGCCGGGTCGTCGTCCTCGTCGACCATCCCGGGGACGCGACGCAGGTGGAGCTGCCGGGCGGGATGCGGACCACCGTCCTGTTCGGGCCGCCGGACCCCGCGACCTTCCGTACGATGGTCGACACCCGCGTCGCGGATCTCCGCTTCGTCCTCGACCGGCTCGGCGACCTGCCGACGGCCTCCGTGACGGACCCGCGACGGCTCGGGGCCTACGGACACTCGGCCGGCGGCACCGCCGCCGTGTACGCGGCGCACGACGACGCGCGGATCCGCGCGGTGGCGAATCTGGAGGGCTATCTCGACCTGCGCCCCCTCGACGGCCCGGACCCCTTCGGCCGGCCCCTGCTGCTCTTCCGCAGCGAGGGATTCGAGGGTGCCGCGCGCATCGACAGCTCCTGGGCCGGCCTGCGCGCCCACCGCGCCGTGCTCCGCCGCGGCGGTCACGGAGCGTTCACCGACTACGGGGCCCTCGTCCCGCAGCTCCACGCCGCCGGGCTGGTGACGGACGCCGCGCGGGCGGCCCTGGTCGGCACGGGCGACCCGGCACCGACCAGGGCGGCTCTCCGGCACCGGGTCGGGGACTTCTTCGAGCGGAGCTTTCGCTCGTGA
- a CDS encoding diacylglycerol/lipid kinase family protein encodes MRQFTAVVNPTAGGSSGTASLLPLARLLREAGAELDTVYSRSLEHARELAREAGAKGHVVLAVGGDGMAGTVGGALSGTDTVFGLVPAGRGNDFARALELPTDAPGLAEVLLHSEPRAVDTIEVESARHARTCILGSVYAGVDAVANRHANASRVLRGAASYYAGGLRAVLAWKPAAYRITIDGTRHERTGYTVVAANSGFYGFGRKVAPGARVDDGLLDVVVIKQAPKHLFFTLMNELKTGAHVQRPEVEILRGKEIRIEADRPLPYGADGEVDATLPVTLRVRPAALKVLA; translated from the coding sequence ATGCGACAGTTCACCGCCGTCGTCAACCCCACCGCAGGGGGTTCCAGCGGCACGGCGAGCCTCCTCCCGCTGGCCCGGCTGCTGAGGGAGGCGGGGGCGGAACTCGACACCGTCTACAGCCGCAGCCTGGAGCACGCCCGGGAACTCGCCAGGGAGGCGGGCGCGAAGGGGCACGTCGTGCTCGCCGTCGGCGGTGACGGCATGGCCGGCACCGTCGGCGGCGCGCTCAGCGGCACCGACACGGTCTTCGGCCTCGTCCCGGCGGGGCGCGGCAACGACTTCGCCCGGGCCCTGGAGCTCCCCACCGACGCCCCGGGCCTCGCCGAGGTCCTGCTCCACAGCGAGCCGCGGGCCGTCGACACCATCGAGGTCGAGTCCGCCCGGCACGCGCGGACCTGCATCCTCGGCAGCGTGTACGCGGGCGTCGACGCGGTGGCCAACCGCCACGCCAACGCCTCCCGCGTCCTGCGCGGCGCCGCGTCGTACTACGCGGGCGGCCTGCGGGCGGTCCTCGCCTGGAAGCCCGCCGCGTACCGGATCACGATCGACGGCACACGCCACGAACGCACCGGCTACACGGTGGTCGCGGCCAACTCCGGCTTCTACGGATTCGGCCGGAAGGTCGCGCCGGGTGCCCGCGTCGACGACGGACTGCTCGACGTCGTCGTCATCAAGCAGGCGCCGAAGCACCTCTTCTTCACCCTGATGAACGAGCTCAAGACCGGGGCCCACGTGCAGCGCCCCGAGGTCGAGATCCTGCGGGGCAAGGAGATCCGGATCGAGGCCGACCGCCCCCTCCCGTACGGCGCCGACGGCGAGGTCGACGCGACCCTCCCGGTCACCCTCCGGGTCCGCCCCGCCGCCCTCAAGGTCCTGGCCTGA
- a CDS encoding FAD-binding oxidoreductase: MDMLWSGWGDPAKAAPLPESVTGLLRDLLGVTPRESGPSALAQIEAPAPALTDEANGALRAAVAAPDGVRDDAESRIRHTRGKSTPDLLRIRAGEVDDIPAAVVLPGSHDEVLAVLRACAEHGLSAVPFGGGTSVVGGLAPTTGRPFVALDLRRLDRLLAVDEVSRTATLQPGLRGPRCEELLNEQGWTLGHFPQSFEWASVGGFAAARSSGQASSGYGRFDEMVLGLTVATPEGTLETGRAPRSAAGPDLRQLLLGSEGALGVITAVTVRIRPLPRTRVYEGWRFASFEAGTAALRRVAQDGPRPTVLRLSDESETFIGLAQPDAIGSSALPENPGCMAIVGFEGTDEETAARRAAVRELLLACDGEFVGEEPGDKWEHGRYNAPYLRDALLDAGAFAETLETAAFWSAIPGLYAAVRDALTRTLTEAGTPPLVMCHISHTYENGASLYFTVVSAQGEDPVAHWAPVKRAANDAILAAGGTISHHHGVGTDHRDWYAREIGPLGIRMLQAVKAEVDPSGVLSPGVLIPIR, encoded by the coding sequence GTGGACATGTTGTGGAGCGGCTGGGGCGACCCGGCCAAGGCGGCGCCCCTGCCCGAGTCGGTCACCGGCCTGCTGCGGGACCTGCTCGGCGTCACCCCGCGCGAGAGCGGCCCGTCCGCCCTCGCCCAGATCGAGGCGCCCGCCCCGGCCCTGACCGACGAGGCGAACGGCGCGCTGCGCGCCGCCGTCGCCGCACCGGACGGCGTACGGGACGACGCCGAGAGCCGCATCCGGCACACCCGCGGCAAGTCCACCCCCGACCTGCTGCGCATCCGCGCCGGCGAGGTCGACGACATCCCGGCCGCCGTCGTGCTCCCCGGCAGCCACGACGAGGTCCTCGCCGTGCTGCGCGCCTGCGCCGAACACGGCCTGTCCGCCGTCCCGTTCGGCGGCGGCACCTCCGTCGTCGGCGGCCTCGCGCCCACCACCGGGCGGCCCTTCGTCGCCCTGGACCTGCGCCGGCTCGACCGGCTCCTCGCCGTGGACGAGGTGTCGCGCACCGCGACGCTGCAGCCCGGCCTGCGCGGCCCCCGGTGCGAGGAACTGCTCAACGAACAGGGCTGGACGCTCGGGCACTTCCCGCAGTCGTTCGAGTGGGCGTCCGTCGGCGGCTTCGCCGCGGCCCGCTCCAGCGGCCAGGCCTCGTCCGGCTACGGCCGCTTCGACGAGATGGTCCTCGGCCTGACCGTCGCCACCCCCGAAGGCACCCTGGAGACCGGCCGGGCGCCCCGCTCGGCCGCCGGCCCCGACCTGCGCCAGCTGCTCCTCGGCTCCGAGGGCGCCCTCGGCGTGATCACCGCGGTCACCGTGCGCATCCGGCCGCTGCCGCGCACGCGGGTCTACGAGGGCTGGCGCTTCGCCTCCTTCGAGGCGGGCACGGCGGCCCTGCGCCGTGTCGCCCAGGACGGCCCGCGACCCACCGTGCTGCGCCTGTCCGACGAGTCGGAGACCTTCATCGGCCTCGCGCAGCCCGACGCCATCGGCAGCTCCGCCCTCCCGGAGAACCCGGGCTGCATGGCCATCGTCGGCTTCGAGGGCACGGACGAGGAGACGGCCGCCCGCCGCGCCGCGGTCCGCGAGCTCCTCCTCGCCTGCGACGGCGAGTTCGTCGGCGAGGAGCCCGGCGACAAGTGGGAGCACGGCCGCTACAACGCGCCCTACCTGCGGGACGCGCTGCTCGACGCCGGCGCGTTCGCCGAGACGCTGGAGACGGCGGCCTTCTGGTCCGCGATCCCCGGCCTGTACGCGGCGGTCCGCGACGCCCTGACGCGGACCCTCACCGAGGCCGGCACCCCGCCGCTCGTCATGTGCCACATCTCGCACACCTACGAGAACGGCGCCTCGCTCTACTTCACGGTCGTCTCCGCACAGGGCGAGGACCCCGTCGCGCACTGGGCGCCGGTGAAGCGGGCGGCCAACGACGCGATCCTGGCGGCGGGCGGCACCATCAGCCACCACCACGGCGTCGGCACCGACCACCGCGACTGGTACGCCCGCGAGATCGGCCCCCTCGGCATCCGCATGCTGCAGGCGGTCAAGGCCGAGGTCGACCCGTCCGGCGTGCTGAGCCCCGGGGTCCTGATCCCGATCCGCTGA
- a CDS encoding TetR/AcrR family transcriptional regulator, with protein sequence MTPIRHNHADADPVLDAARDCVLAVGVRRTTLTDVARRAGVSRMTLYRRWPDVRSLVGDLMTREWIAVAAGAMPPSDDDRPERERIVEGLVEGAAAFRAHPLFHKILDVDPELLLPYVLDRRGASQDALLGLLHTALEDGHEDGSVRRVRPDLQARSLLLVVQSFTLSMRTMTDETDPELSEAAFLGELRTLLERTLTP encoded by the coding sequence ATGACGCCCATTCGTCACAACCATGCGGACGCAGATCCCGTGCTCGACGCCGCACGCGACTGCGTGCTCGCCGTCGGCGTACGCCGGACGACCCTCACCGACGTCGCCCGGCGGGCCGGCGTGTCCCGGATGACGCTCTACCGGCGCTGGCCCGATGTGCGCAGCCTCGTCGGCGACCTGATGACCCGTGAGTGGATCGCCGTCGCCGCCGGGGCCATGCCGCCCTCCGACGACGACCGGCCCGAGCGGGAGCGGATCGTCGAGGGACTGGTCGAGGGGGCCGCCGCCTTCCGGGCCCACCCGCTGTTCCACAAGATCCTCGACGTCGACCCCGAGCTGCTGCTGCCGTACGTCCTCGACCGCCGGGGCGCCAGCCAGGACGCCCTGCTCGGACTCCTCCACACGGCACTGGAGGACGGGCACGAGGACGGCTCGGTGCGGCGCGTACGGCCGGACCTGCAGGCCCGCTCCCTGCTGCTCGTCGTCCAGTCCTTCACGCTGTCGATGCGCACCATGACCGACGAGACCGATCCCGAACTGAGCGAAGCCGCCTTCCTCGGAGAGCTGCGCACCCTGCTGGAGAGGACCCTCACCCCATGA
- a CDS encoding glycerol-3-phosphate dehydrogenase/oxidase, with amino-acid sequence MNPTSSTARPGSSLDAGRRRRELGRLADGDAGAVVDVLVVGLGATGAGAALDAATRGLSVAAIDAHDLAFGTSRWSSKLIHGGLRYLASGQLDVAHESAVERGILMERTAPHLVRAQPFVLPLTPLVSRGQAALARAGFVAGDMLRVGARTSRRTLPRPRTLSAVETRHLAPALRPVGLRGGLLSWDGRLTDDARLVTAIARTAAAHGARILTRTRALELHGDGALVRDETTGQELRIRARTVVNAAGVWAGGLVPDIRLRPSRGTHLVLRAETLGRLSAGLHIPIPGETNRFVLVLPQGDGRVYVGLTDEPVDGDVPDVPEVPETDIGFLLDVLGSALDVSVQRSDVVGAFAGLRPLLDVRDEGGRTADISRKHAVLASPDGVVTVVGGKLTTYRRMAQDAVDAAVAARGLTAGPCRTASLPLVGAAGPRTLAGLDLPPRLVQRYGTEAAGVHALGVEDPALARPIVPGHPVTGAELLWAVRHEGALDTADLLDRRTRVGLVPEDRAVAEEAARDALARGERVG; translated from the coding sequence ATGAACCCCACGAGCAGCACCGCCCGCCCCGGTTCCTCGCTGGACGCCGGGCGACGCCGACGCGAACTGGGCCGGCTCGCCGACGGCGATGCCGGCGCCGTCGTCGACGTACTCGTCGTCGGGCTGGGCGCCACCGGAGCCGGAGCGGCGCTCGACGCGGCCACCCGTGGACTCAGCGTCGCGGCGATCGACGCGCACGACCTCGCGTTCGGCACGTCCCGCTGGAGCTCCAAGCTGATCCACGGCGGGCTGCGCTACCTGGCCTCCGGCCAGCTCGACGTCGCCCACGAGAGCGCCGTCGAACGCGGCATCCTCATGGAGCGCACCGCCCCGCACCTCGTGCGCGCCCAGCCGTTCGTGCTGCCCCTCACCCCGCTCGTCAGCCGCGGCCAGGCCGCCCTCGCGCGCGCCGGGTTCGTCGCCGGCGACATGCTGCGCGTCGGCGCCCGCACCTCCCGCCGCACGCTGCCGCGCCCGCGCACGCTCTCCGCCGTCGAGACCCGTCACCTCGCCCCGGCCCTGCGCCCGGTCGGACTGCGCGGCGGGCTCCTCTCCTGGGACGGGCGGCTCACCGACGACGCCCGCCTGGTCACCGCCATCGCCCGCACCGCCGCCGCGCACGGCGCCCGCATCCTCACCCGCACCCGGGCCCTGGAGCTCCACGGCGACGGCGCCCTGGTCCGCGACGAGACCACCGGCCAGGAGCTGCGCATCCGCGCCCGTACGGTCGTCAACGCGGCCGGCGTCTGGGCGGGCGGCCTCGTCCCGGACATCCGCCTGCGGCCCTCGCGCGGGACGCACCTCGTGCTGCGCGCCGAGACCCTCGGCCGGCTCTCCGCCGGCCTGCACATCCCGATCCCCGGCGAGACGAACCGCTTCGTGCTGGTCCTGCCACAGGGCGACGGGCGCGTGTACGTCGGGCTCACCGACGAACCCGTCGACGGCGACGTCCCCGACGTGCCGGAGGTGCCGGAGACCGACATCGGCTTCCTGCTCGACGTGCTCGGCTCCGCGCTGGACGTCTCGGTCCAGCGCTCCGACGTGGTCGGGGCGTTCGCGGGACTGCGGCCCCTGCTGGACGTCCGGGACGAGGGCGGCCGCACCGCCGACATCTCCCGCAAGCACGCCGTGCTGGCCTCGCCCGACGGCGTCGTCACCGTCGTCGGCGGCAAGCTGACCACCTACCGCCGCATGGCCCAGGACGCGGTCGACGCCGCCGTGGCCGCCCGCGGCCTGACCGCCGGCCCCTGCCGCACCGCGTCGCTCCCCCTCGTCGGCGCCGCGGGGCCGCGGACCCTCGCCGGCCTCGACCTCCCGCCCCGGCTGGTGCAGCGCTACGGCACCGAAGCGGCGGGCGTCCACGCACTCGGCGTCGAGGACCCCGCGCTCGCGCGGCCGATCGTGCCCGGCCACCCGGTCACCGGCGCCGAACTCCTGTGGGCGGTCCGCCACGAAGGCGCCCTGGACACCGCCGACCTCCTCGACCGCCGTACGCGCGTCGGCCTGGTGCCGGAGGACCGCGCGGTCGCCGAGGAGGCGGCCCGGGACGCCCTGGCCCGGGGCGAGCGGGTGGGCTGA
- a CDS encoding chitinase — MPVRRIARALGAGLAALLAATALAVPAAQAASSPAAPAADTCALKPRPAGKVLQGYWENWDGSANGVHPPFGWAPIDDPRFAAHGYNVINAAFPVIRSDGTVLWEDGMDATVRVSTPAQMCNAKAAGATILMSIGGAAAGIDLSSRAVADRFIATIVPILQRYNFDGIDIDIETGLVGSGSIGTLSASQANLTYIIDGVLSRMPAGFGLTMAPETAYVTGGSVAYGSIWGAYLPIVKKYADNGRLWWLNMQYYNGSMYGCSGDSYAAGTVAGFAAQTDCLNKGLVIQGTTIRVPYDKQVPGLPAQPGAGGGYMAPSLVAQAWNRYGGQLKGLMTWSANWDGSKGWTFGNNVKALQGR, encoded by the coding sequence ATGCCAGTCCGCCGGATCGCCCGCGCCCTCGGCGCGGGCCTCGCCGCCCTGTTGGCCGCCACCGCGCTCGCCGTCCCCGCCGCGCAGGCGGCCTCCTCGCCCGCCGCGCCCGCGGCGGACACCTGCGCCCTCAAGCCGAGGCCCGCCGGCAAGGTGCTCCAGGGATACTGGGAGAACTGGGACGGCTCCGCGAACGGCGTGCACCCGCCGTTCGGCTGGGCGCCCATCGACGACCCGCGGTTCGCCGCCCACGGGTACAACGTGATCAACGCCGCCTTCCCGGTGATCCGTTCGGACGGGACGGTGCTGTGGGAGGACGGCATGGACGCCACCGTCCGGGTCTCCACCCCGGCGCAGATGTGCAACGCCAAGGCCGCCGGGGCCACGATCCTGATGTCGATCGGCGGAGCGGCCGCGGGCATCGACCTGAGCTCCCGTGCGGTCGCCGACCGGTTCATCGCGACCATCGTGCCGATCCTGCAGAGGTACAACTTCGACGGGATCGACATCGACATCGAGACCGGGCTGGTCGGGAGCGGCAGCATCGGCACGCTCTCCGCCTCGCAGGCCAACCTGACGTACATCATCGACGGGGTCCTGTCCCGCATGCCCGCCGGATTCGGCCTCACGATGGCGCCGGAGACGGCGTACGTCACGGGCGGCAGCGTCGCGTACGGCTCGATCTGGGGCGCGTACCTCCCGATCGTCAAGAAGTACGCCGACAACGGGCGCCTGTGGTGGCTCAACATGCAGTACTACAACGGCAGCATGTACGGATGCTCCGGCGACTCCTACGCGGCGGGCACCGTCGCCGGCTTCGCCGCGCAGACCGACTGCCTGAACAAGGGCCTGGTGATCCAGGGCACCACGATCCGGGTCCCGTACGACAAGCAGGTCCCCGGCCTGCCCGCGCAGCCGGGCGCGGGCGGCGGCTACATGGCCCCGTCCCTGGTGGCCCAGGCGTGGAACCGCTACGGCGGGCAGCTCAAGGGCCTGATGACCTGGTCGGCCAACTGGGACGGCTCGAAGGGCTGGACCTTCGGCAACAACGTCAAGGCCCTCCAGGGCCGCTGA
- a CDS encoding amidase, with the protein MTTFEEKATVHAFRDDALGEHDAVGLAAAIRRGEVGAAEAARDAAERVRAVEARLNAVQVHIDAPAPQAASAAGALAGVPTFVKDNTDYLGLPTGHGSAAFAPRPARRHAPFTGQFLSSGVTVLGKTRLPEFGFSPSTEYEGAEPVRNPWNTGFSAGGSSGGSAALVAAGAVPIAHANDGGGSIRIPAACCGLVGLKPTRGRVVTNAQSRQLPLDIVSDGVVSRSVRDTAAFLAAAEAHWRNPTLPPVGLVEGPAERRLRIGFLVDSPNGVRADPATRAAVTETVARLERLGHAVTPVELSLDPRFTDDFLTYWGLLSFLLGVTGRTLGADFDRRRMDGLSRGLREAYLKDWRRTPGVLRRLKRTKEAYAASFRGLDLVLTPVLAHTTPPIGHLSPTVPYETLIDRILAYVAFTPVNNVVGTPSLSLPATGATDDGLPIGVMFSGRPGAERTLLELAFELEADRPFRRIQDL; encoded by the coding sequence GTGACGACTTTCGAGGAAAAAGCCACGGTGCACGCATTCCGGGACGACGCCCTGGGGGAGCACGACGCCGTCGGTCTGGCGGCGGCGATCCGGCGCGGCGAGGTCGGCGCGGCGGAGGCCGCCCGGGACGCGGCCGAGCGCGTGCGGGCGGTCGAGGCGCGGCTGAACGCGGTCCAGGTGCACATCGACGCCCCCGCGCCGCAGGCGGCGTCCGCGGCCGGTGCCCTCGCCGGGGTGCCGACCTTCGTCAAGGACAACACGGACTACCTGGGGCTGCCCACCGGGCACGGCAGCGCGGCCTTCGCGCCGCGCCCCGCCCGCCGGCACGCGCCCTTCACCGGCCAGTTCCTCAGCAGCGGTGTCACCGTGCTCGGCAAGACCCGCCTGCCCGAGTTCGGGTTCAGTCCGAGCACGGAGTACGAGGGCGCCGAGCCGGTCCGCAACCCGTGGAACACCGGTTTCTCGGCGGGGGGTTCATCGGGTGGCAGCGCGGCGCTCGTCGCCGCGGGAGCGGTCCCGATCGCCCACGCCAACGACGGCGGCGGCTCGATCCGGATCCCCGCCGCCTGCTGCGGCCTGGTCGGCCTCAAGCCGACCCGCGGCCGGGTCGTGACCAACGCCCAGAGCCGCCAGCTTCCCCTGGACATCGTCTCCGACGGCGTGGTGAGCCGCTCCGTACGGGACACGGCCGCGTTCCTCGCCGCCGCCGAGGCCCACTGGCGCAACCCCACGTTGCCGCCCGTGGGCCTGGTGGAAGGCCCCGCCGAGCGCCGGCTGCGCATCGGCTTCCTGGTGGACTCGCCGAACGGCGTCCGGGCCGACCCCGCCACCCGCGCGGCGGTCACGGAGACGGTGGCGCGACTGGAACGCCTGGGTCACGCGGTGACACCGGTGGAGCTGTCGCTCGACCCCCGCTTCACCGACGACTTCCTCACCTACTGGGGGCTGTTGTCGTTCCTCCTGGGCGTCACCGGCCGCACGCTCGGCGCGGACTTCGACCGGCGCCGCATGGACGGCCTCAGCCGGGGCCTGCGCGAGGCGTACCTGAAGGACTGGCGGCGCACGCCCGGCGTCCTGCGGCGGCTGAAGCGCACGAAGGAGGCGTACGCGGCGTCGTTCCGCGGCCTGGACCTCGTGCTCACGCCCGTACTCGCCCACACCACTCCGCCGATCGGCCACCTCAGCCCGACCGTCCCGTACGAGACGCTCATCGACCGGATCCTCGCGTACGTCGCCTTCACTCCGGTCAACAACGTCGTCGGCACGCCGTCGCTCTCGCTCCCCGCCACCGGCGCGACGGACGACGGGCTGCCCATCGGGGTCATGTTCTCGGGCCGCCCGGGCGCCGAACGCACCCTGCTGGAGCTCGCGTTCGAGCTGGAGGCGGACCGCCCGTTCCGCCGCATCCAGGACCTGTGA
- a CDS encoding response regulator transcription factor, giving the protein MRVLLVEDDEDLRFGVAAALRAAGLAVDEVADLPQADEALFVTAYDCAVFDRMLPSGDAAVFVDGLRRGGRAVPVLFLTARDTVADRVEGFASGGDDYLVKPFAVPELVARVRSLCRRAATVRPPVHLVGDLEVDTARRQVRRGGVLLMLTSREFAVLEVLASRADQAVSRAELVESCWDEMAEPQSNVLEVLVSQLRRKLGGPVLIHTVRGVGYRLAPGDETP; this is encoded by the coding sequence GTGCGCGTACTGCTCGTCGAGGATGACGAAGACCTCCGGTTCGGTGTGGCCGCCGCCTTGCGGGCGGCGGGCCTCGCCGTCGACGAGGTCGCCGATCTGCCGCAGGCGGACGAGGCGCTGTTCGTCACCGCGTACGACTGCGCGGTGTTCGACCGGATGCTGCCGTCCGGGGACGCCGCGGTCTTCGTCGACGGGCTGCGGCGCGGCGGCCGGGCCGTGCCCGTGCTGTTCCTGACCGCGCGGGACACGGTGGCGGACCGGGTGGAGGGGTTCGCCAGCGGGGGCGACGACTACCTCGTCAAGCCGTTCGCCGTGCCCGAGCTGGTCGCGCGGGTGCGCAGCCTGTGCCGGCGCGCGGCGACCGTGCGCCCGCCGGTGCACCTCGTCGGGGACCTGGAGGTCGACACGGCGCGGCGGCAGGTGCGGCGCGGCGGTGTGCTGCTGATGCTGACGAGCCGGGAGTTCGCGGTCCTCGAAGTGCTCGCCTCGCGCGCGGACCAGGCGGTCTCCCGCGCCGAGTTGGTCGAGAGCTGCTGGGACGAGATGGCGGAGCCGCAGTCCAACGTCCTCGAAGTGCTCGTCTCCCAGCTGCGGCGGAAGCTGGGCGGCCCGGTGCTGATCCACACCGTTCGCGGGGTCGGCTACCGACTCGCTCCGGGCGACGAGACACCGTGA
- a CDS encoding sensor histidine kinase: MVRLRRRISLLFALTSAVGLVAMGVLAVRSDSARWREQLDHSMDADTSWALGLLETDADGRLDTAVLAETVDTDCPPLTVLLVDADDPDDPGAVTVQHAPAKACLAVSPAVVLEAGRAAARADHTLAFDRRTRDGAPVRVFAQPFYAPEAPDDEGPQGVLVALADAAGPRADHRRLVWIVAGGGAVLVLLSAAVGHVLSGWAVRPALAALGRQEAFLADAAHDLRTPTASLRTLAETALRGETDSAEVHRRTLRLAEGMGRLVDGLLTRARLMSGTATVARQPLRLDQLAEAVVDEAPVAGHRVRIEAEETVVAADPELVRRAVGNLLGNALAHGHAPGVPADVLVTVTRDGTLTVEDAGPGLPPEVAGALFERFRSGSGSTGLGLSIASWVAHAHGGTLTVEDVGRGDPAEPGEPRECGAPGGARFVLRLPTSG; encoded by the coding sequence GTGGTGCGGCTGCGGCGGCGGATCAGCCTGCTGTTCGCGCTGACCAGCGCCGTCGGACTGGTCGCGATGGGCGTGCTGGCCGTGCGCAGCGACAGCGCGCGGTGGCGGGAGCAGCTCGACCACTCGATGGACGCGGACACCAGTTGGGCCCTCGGGCTCCTGGAGACCGACGCGGACGGGCGGCTCGACACCGCCGTCCTGGCCGAGACGGTCGACACCGACTGCCCTCCCCTCACCGTGCTCCTCGTGGACGCCGACGACCCCGACGACCCCGGCGCCGTGACCGTCCAGCACGCACCGGCCAAGGCCTGTCTGGCCGTGAGCCCCGCCGTGGTCCTGGAGGCCGGGCGGGCGGCGGCCCGGGCCGACCACACGCTGGCCTTCGACCGGCGCACGCGGGACGGCGCGCCGGTACGGGTCTTCGCACAGCCCTTCTACGCGCCCGAGGCGCCCGACGACGAGGGCCCTCAGGGCGTGCTCGTCGCCTTGGCGGACGCGGCCGGCCCACGCGCCGACCACCGACGCCTCGTGTGGATCGTGGCAGGGGGCGGCGCGGTGCTCGTGCTGCTGTCGGCGGCCGTCGGGCACGTCCTTTCCGGGTGGGCCGTACGGCCCGCGCTCGCGGCCCTGGGCCGGCAGGAGGCGTTCCTCGCGGACGCGGCGCACGATCTGCGCACCCCGACCGCCTCGCTCCGGACGCTCGCGGAGACGGCGCTGCGCGGCGAGACGGACAGCGCGGAGGTGCACCGGCGCACCCTGCGCCTGGCGGAGGGCATGGGCCGACTCGTCGACGGGCTGCTGACCCGGGCCCGGCTCATGTCGGGCACGGCCACGGTGGCCCGCCAGCCGCTGCGGCTCGACCAGCTGGCGGAGGCGGTCGTCGACGAGGCGCCCGTCGCGGGCCACCGGGTCCGGATCGAGGCGGAGGAGACCGTCGTGGCGGCCGACCCCGAGCTGGTACGCCGGGCCGTCGGCAACCTCCTCGGAAACGCGCTCGCGCACGGGCACGCTCCGGGCGTTCCGGCGGACGTGCTCGTGACGGTGACCCGGGACGGGACGCTGACGGTCGAGGACGCGGGTCCCGGGCTGCCGCCGGAGGTCGCGGGCGCGTTGTTCGAACGCTTCCGCAGCGGGTCCGGGTCCACCGGGCTCGGCCTGTCGATCGCCTCCTGGGTCGCCCACGCGCACGGCGGCACGCTGACGGTGGAGGACGTCGGGCGGGGCGACCCGGCCGAGCCCGGGGAGCCGCGCGAGTGCGGCGCGCCGGGCGGGGCCCGGTTCGTGCTCCGGCTGCCGACGTCGGGCTGA